One Chryseobacterium sp. StRB126 genomic region harbors:
- a CDS encoding GNAT family N-acetyltransferase, whose product MKFENNRSGNGGVLTLNNEIKEVGRLTYTIFPEDQKLIISFVLVHPEFEGRGMGKYLVEEAIKFARENNWNVYPHCSYARSVMMRMNDVEDIFLKS is encoded by the coding sequence ATGAAATTTGAAAACAACAGATCCGGAAACGGCGGAGTTCTTACCCTGAATAACGAAATAAAAGAAGTAGGAAGATTAACCTATACCATTTTCCCGGAAGATCAAAAACTGATTATTTCTTTTGTATTGGTTCATCCTGAGTTTGAAGGAAGAGGAATGGGAAAATACTTAGTGGAAGAAGCTATCAAATTTGCAAGGGAAAATAACTGGAACGTTTATCCTCACTGTTCTTATGCGAGATCTGTTATGATGAGAATGAACGATGTGGAGGATATTTTCTTAAAGAGCTAA
- a CDS encoding OmpA family protein, producing the protein MKNLKLGISALALTVASTVFAQTTNNPWLIGVGAHAENHVAARAGFSNTFSAKNLTKNLFNMNSYSITPPLSKLTVARNVGKGLVIDWQTSVGNVENKRFNMGKEFFLMTGIGFQAKAAGLLWNEESWFDPYLRVGANYLRHDYTGQSFPKNGLDANGNVLDANVLNGKDGNENGKANHFAVSTGAGANFWVTKNFGLGIQGDYVSTPGDKSTVANFWQASASILFRFGNRDRDKDGILDKDDLCPDTPGLPEFQGCPDTDGDGVPDKDDQCPDVAGPVENNGCPWPDTDGDGVIDKDDACPTVAGPAENKGCPWPDTDGDGILDKDDACPTVPGLPEYNGCPKPKGQTAIDVETKLKSVYFDFNKATIKAESKDALDAAATIIKKDGGNYLLEGRTDAKGAAAYNLKLSRERAASVVAALDSRGVDANALKSIGVGATKATVSAKATDAERQVDRKVVVKAIENDAEWNAIAKKDYADAPVKKATAKKATKKAPAKKKAVAKKKK; encoded by the coding sequence ATGAAAAATCTAAAATTAGGAATTTCAGCATTGGCGCTTACCGTTGCCTCTACTGTTTTCGCACAGACTACCAACAATCCGTGGTTAATCGGAGTTGGTGCTCACGCAGAAAACCATGTAGCTGCACGTGCAGGTTTCAGTAATACGTTCTCTGCGAAAAATTTAACAAAGAATCTGTTCAATATGAACAGCTATTCTATTACACCTCCATTATCTAAGTTAACAGTTGCTAGAAACGTTGGTAAAGGTTTAGTTATTGACTGGCAAACTTCTGTTGGAAATGTTGAAAACAAAAGATTCAACATGGGGAAAGAATTTTTCTTGATGACAGGTATTGGTTTCCAGGCTAAAGCTGCGGGTCTTTTATGGAACGAAGAATCTTGGTTCGATCCATATTTAAGAGTTGGTGCTAACTACCTAAGACATGACTATACAGGGCAATCTTTCCCTAAAAATGGTCTTGATGCTAACGGTAATGTATTAGATGCTAACGTACTAAACGGAAAAGATGGTAACGAGAATGGTAAAGCTAATCACTTTGCTGTATCTACAGGTGCTGGTGCTAACTTTTGGGTAACTAAAAACTTCGGTCTTGGTATCCAAGGAGATTACGTATCAACTCCAGGTGATAAGTCTACTGTTGCTAACTTCTGGCAAGCTTCTGCTTCTATCTTATTCAGATTCGGAAACAGAGATAGAGATAAGGATGGTATCCTAGATAAAGACGATCTTTGTCCAGATACTCCAGGTTTACCAGAATTCCAGGGATGTCCTGATACAGACGGTGACGGAGTTCCAGATAAAGACGATCAATGTCCAGATGTAGCTGGTCCAGTTGAAAACAACGGTTGTCCTTGGCCAGATACAGACGGTGATGGTGTTATCGACAAAGATGATGCTTGTCCTACAGTTGCAGGTCCTGCTGAAAACAAAGGTTGTCCTTGGCCAGATACAGACGGTGACGGTATCTTAGATAAAGATGATGCTTGTCCTACTGTTCCAGGTCTTCCAGAATACAACGGATGTCCTAAACCAAAAGGTCAAACAGCTATCGATGTTGAAACTAAATTGAAGAGTGTTTACTTCGATTTCAACAAAGCTACTATCAAAGCTGAATCTAAAGATGCTTTAGATGCTGCTGCTACTATCATCAAGAAAGACGGAGGTAACTATCTATTAGAAGGTAGAACTGATGCTAAAGGTGCTGCTGCTTACAACTTAAAATTATCTAGAGAAAGAGCTGCTTCTGTAGTTGCTGCTTTAGATTCAAGAGGTGTAGATGCTAATGCTCTTAAATCTATCGGTGTAGGTGCTACTAAAGCGACTGTATCTGCTAAAGCTACAGATGCTGAAAGACAAGTTGACAGAAAAGTAGTTGTTAAAGCTATCGAAAACGATGCTGAGTGGAATGCTATCGCTAAGAAAGATTACGCTGATGCTCCAGTGAAGAAAGCTACTGCTAAAAAAGCAACTAAAAAAGCTCCAGCTAAGAAAAAAGCTGTTGCTAAAAAGAAAAAATAA
- the recJ gene encoding single-stranded-DNA-specific exonuclease RecJ — translation MSQKWIYKPEPDEEVVDGLSSSLGFGTFESKLLVLRGIDNYQKAREFFKPNLNDIHSPFLMADMQKAVERIATAIENGEKILVYGDYDVDGTTAVALMYLYLSKIVEKKYLDYYIPDRNSEGYGISTEGIDFAKENGFSLIIALDCGIKALDMINYASSLEIDFIICDHHLPGEEIPNAAAVLDPKRSDCRYPFKELSGCGVGFKLCQGLNTIYKLPDAELFELTDLLAISIAADIVSMTGENRVLAKMGLKTLRKTRNLGLRLLIPEDKLSHFEISNIVFEIAPKINAAGRISHGKAAVELMVSENLKHANQIVSDIMNLNDERRELDMNSTLSALNQIIESQQETKHTTIVYHPEWNKGVIGIVASRLIETYYKPTLVFTDGNNGEMVASARSVSDFDVHEALDLCSEYFLKFGGHHAAAGLSMEKEKFEAFKIKFEKIVSEKIQDHQKEPSITIDSEIEVDDINREFINFHRKLAPFGPHNMKPIFTLTDQKLSGYVKTMGKDNNHLKFYIKQEATGRNIECVGFKLGQFVEDFKNKSFDLAFTLEENHWKGNVTHYLNIKDVKFRD, via the coding sequence ATGAGTCAAAAATGGATTTACAAGCCCGAACCCGATGAGGAAGTTGTGGACGGACTAAGTTCGTCACTTGGTTTTGGTACTTTTGAATCTAAACTTCTCGTTCTAAGAGGAATTGACAATTATCAGAAGGCGAGAGAATTTTTCAAACCAAACCTTAATGATATACACAGTCCATTTTTAATGGCAGATATGCAAAAAGCTGTAGAGCGTATTGCCACTGCAATTGAAAATGGCGAAAAAATATTGGTATATGGTGATTATGATGTGGATGGAACTACAGCAGTTGCTTTGATGTACCTTTACCTCAGCAAAATTGTTGAGAAAAAATATCTGGATTATTATATTCCGGACAGAAATTCTGAAGGATACGGAATTTCTACAGAGGGAATTGATTTTGCCAAAGAGAATGGTTTTTCATTAATCATTGCTCTGGACTGCGGAATTAAGGCTCTTGATATGATTAATTATGCCTCCAGTCTGGAAATAGATTTTATTATCTGCGATCACCACCTTCCCGGTGAAGAGATTCCTAATGCTGCAGCAGTACTTGATCCTAAAAGAAGTGACTGCCGATATCCATTCAAGGAACTTTCCGGATGTGGCGTAGGCTTTAAGCTTTGTCAGGGTCTGAATACCATCTATAAACTTCCGGATGCTGAGTTATTTGAACTCACAGATCTTTTGGCGATCTCCATCGCCGCCGATATTGTTTCAATGACCGGAGAAAACAGGGTTCTTGCAAAAATGGGATTGAAAACCCTTAGAAAAACAAGAAATCTTGGACTAAGATTATTAATTCCTGAGGATAAACTGTCGCATTTTGAAATTTCAAATATTGTTTTTGAAATTGCTCCTAAAATAAATGCTGCCGGAAGAATTTCCCATGGAAAAGCCGCTGTAGAGCTTATGGTTTCTGAAAATCTGAAACATGCCAACCAGATCGTGAGTGACATTATGAACCTCAACGATGAAAGACGCGAACTGGATATGAACTCTACTCTTTCTGCTTTGAACCAGATCATAGAATCTCAGCAGGAAACGAAACATACCACGATTGTTTATCATCCTGAGTGGAACAAAGGGGTAATCGGAATTGTAGCTTCAAGACTTATTGAAACGTATTATAAACCTACCCTGGTATTTACAGACGGAAATAACGGTGAAATGGTAGCTTCCGCAAGATCTGTTTCAGATTTTGATGTTCATGAAGCCCTGGATTTGTGTTCTGAATATTTCCTTAAATTCGGAGGGCATCATGCAGCAGCAGGACTTTCTATGGAGAAGGAAAAATTTGAAGCGTTCAAAATAAAGTTTGAAAAAATTGTTTCTGAAAAAATTCAGGACCATCAAAAGGAACCTTCCATTACGATTGATTCAGAAATCGAGGTTGATGATATCAACAGAGAGTTCATCAATTTTCACAGAAAACTGGCCCCTTTCGGGCCTCATAATATGAAGCCTATCTTCACCCTAACCGACCAGAAACTTTCGGGTTATGTAAAAACAATGGGTAAAGATAATAATCACCTGAAGTTTTACATTAAACAGGAAGCTACAGGAAGAAATATTGAATGTGTTGGTTTCAAACTAGGGCAGTTTGTAGAGGATTTTAAAAATAAAAGTTTTGATCTTGCTTTTACTCTGGAAGAAAATCACTGGAAAGGCAATGTGACTCATTATCTCAATATAAAAGATGTAAAGTTTAGGGATTAG
- the smpB gene encoding SsrA-binding protein SmpB, whose translation MKIEKTVSILNRRARFEYEILEEYEAGMVLTGTEIKSLRSSKASITESFCQFIDGELYIINMMIDEYKLGTFYNHKTKRERKLLLHKKELQKLEKKLKDAGNTIIPLKLYITDRGKAKVLIALGRGKKLFDKREAIKDRENKRNLDRILKKS comes from the coding sequence ATGAAGATTGAAAAAACAGTTAGTATATTAAATAGAAGAGCCCGCTTTGAATATGAAATTCTTGAAGAATATGAAGCCGGAATGGTTTTGACAGGTACAGAAATAAAATCTTTACGTTCTTCTAAGGCATCTATCACAGAATCGTTCTGTCAGTTTATTGATGGGGAGTTATACATCATCAACATGATGATTGATGAGTATAAATTGGGAACTTTTTACAATCATAAAACAAAAAGGGAACGGAAATTGCTCTTGCACAAAAAAGAATTGCAGAAACTTGAAAAAAAGTTAAAGGATGCAGGAAATACGATTATACCTTTGAAATTATATATCACTGATCGAGGGAAAGCAAAGGTGCTGATAGCGCTGGGTAGAGGGAAAAAGCTTTTTGATAAAAGAGAGGCCATTAAAGATAGAGAAAATAAGCGGAACCTGGACAGAATATTAAAGAAAAGTTAA
- a CDS encoding RDD family protein: MSQIAINTSQNVNINFNTASVGERMLAFIIDLLIRVAYIVIVLYLFFNILDLGYLLNGLDSWSIMAVYIILTFPTYIYPVVLESLMEGQTPGKKLMKIRVVKIDGYQASFPDYMIRWVFRLIDVSFAGVVGLISMIVSKNNQRLGDIASGTAVISLKNNINISHTILENINEDYVPSFPQVIALSDNDMRIIKDNYTKAVKADDRQIIGKLSDKIKSILKLEIDPTKMTEKQFINVIIKDYNYYTGKDN, from the coding sequence ATGTCTCAGATCGCGATAAATACCTCACAAAATGTAAATATTAACTTCAATACAGCCAGTGTTGGAGAAAGAATGCTTGCATTTATCATTGATCTTCTGATAAGGGTTGCCTACATTGTCATCGTTCTGTATTTGTTTTTCAACATCCTGGACCTGGGATACTTGCTTAATGGTCTGGATAGCTGGTCTATAATGGCCGTTTATATTATCCTTACTTTTCCTACTTACATTTATCCTGTTGTTTTGGAGAGTTTAATGGAAGGACAGACCCCTGGAAAGAAACTTATGAAAATCAGAGTGGTAAAGATTGATGGATATCAGGCCAGTTTTCCAGATTATATGATCCGCTGGGTATTCAGGTTGATTGATGTATCTTTTGCCGGAGTGGTAGGTTTAATTTCAATGATTGTCTCCAAAAATAATCAGCGTTTGGGAGATATTGCTTCCGGTACAGCTGTTATTTCTTTAAAAAACAACATTAATATTTCTCATACTATTCTTGAGAACATCAACGAAGATTATGTTCCTTCATTTCCTCAGGTGATTGCTTTGAGTGATAATGATATGAGAATCATCAAAGATAATTATACCAAAGCTGTAAAAGCCGATGACCGTCAGATTATCGGTAAGCTTTCCGATAAGATTAAAAGCATTCTGAAACTGGAAATAGATCCTACTAAAATGACGGAAAAGCAGTTTATCAATGTTATTATTAAAGACTATAACTATTATACTGGAAAGGATAATTAA
- a CDS encoding ABC-F family ATP-binding cassette domain-containing protein — translation MLTVSNLSLQFGKRVLFDEVNIMFTKGNCYGIIGANGAGKSTFLKILTGKQDPTTGNVSLEPGKRMSVLEQDHFAFDQYTVLEAVLRGNKKLFEIKEEMDALYAKEDFSDADGIKAGELGVIYDEMGGWTAESDAQTMLSNVGIKDDMHWQMMSELENKDKVKVLLAQALFGNPDVLILDEPTNDLDIDTISWLEDFLADYENTVIVVSHDRHFLDTVCTHIGDLDYAKLNLYTGNYSFWYQASQLATRQRAQANKKAEEKKKELQDFIARFSSNVAKAKQATARKKMIDKLNIDDIKPSSRRYPAIIFEMEREAGDQILDVKGLEKTKDGELLFSNIDLNLKKGDKVAVLSKNSLAITEFFEILAGNVEADKGTVAWGVTTNQSHMPLDNTNFFQEDLSLVDWLRQFTKNDEERHEEFVRGFLGRMLFSGDEALKSCKVLSGGEKMRCMFSRMMLQKANVLLLDEPTNHLDLESITTLNNSLSNFKGNLLLASHDHEMLSTVCNRIIELTPNGIIDREMTYDEYLADKKVKELREKMYS, via the coding sequence ATGTTAACAGTATCTAACTTATCTTTACAATTCGGGAAAAGAGTTCTTTTTGACGAGGTAAATATTATGTTTACCAAAGGAAACTGCTACGGAATCATCGGAGCAAACGGGGCGGGAAAGTCTACATTCCTTAAAATATTAACAGGAAAGCAGGATCCTACAACAGGTAACGTATCTCTGGAACCAGGGAAGAGAATGTCAGTTTTGGAACAGGATCACTTTGCTTTTGATCAGTATACTGTTCTTGAAGCTGTACTAAGAGGTAATAAAAAATTATTTGAGATAAAGGAGGAAATGGATGCGTTATACGCAAAAGAAGATTTCTCTGACGCAGATGGAATTAAAGCTGGGGAGCTAGGTGTAATCTATGATGAAATGGGTGGATGGACTGCAGAATCTGATGCACAGACCATGCTTTCCAATGTAGGAATCAAAGATGATATGCACTGGCAAATGATGAGTGAACTTGAGAACAAGGACAAAGTAAAGGTTCTTTTAGCTCAGGCACTTTTCGGAAATCCTGATGTGCTAATCCTGGATGAGCCTACCAATGACCTTGATATTGATACAATATCTTGGCTTGAAGATTTCCTTGCTGATTATGAGAATACTGTAATCGTAGTATCTCACGACCGTCACTTCTTGGATACGGTTTGTACACATATTGGAGATTTAGATTACGCTAAACTTAACCTTTATACCGGTAACTACTCTTTCTGGTACCAAGCATCTCAGTTAGCAACAAGACAAAGAGCTCAGGCTAACAAGAAAGCTGAAGAGAAGAAAAAAGAACTTCAGGACTTCATCGCTAGATTCAGTTCTAACGTTGCTAAGGCTAAACAGGCTACTGCAAGAAAGAAAATGATCGACAAATTAAATATTGACGACATTAAGCCTTCTTCAAGAAGATACCCTGCCATCATTTTTGAAATGGAAAGAGAAGCTGGGGATCAGATCCTTGATGTAAAAGGTCTTGAAAAAACAAAAGACGGAGAATTATTATTCTCTAATATTGATTTAAACCTTAAAAAAGGAGACAAAGTAGCAGTACTTTCTAAAAACTCTTTAGCAATCACTGAATTTTTCGAAATTCTTGCTGGAAATGTTGAGGCAGACAAAGGAACTGTTGCTTGGGGAGTTACTACGAACCAATCTCACATGCCTTTAGATAACACCAATTTCTTCCAGGAAGATTTAAGCCTGGTTGATTGGTTGAGACAATTCACTAAAAATGATGAGGAGCGTCACGAAGAGTTCGTAAGAGGATTCCTAGGAAGAATGCTTTTCTCTGGTGATGAAGCGTTGAAATCTTGTAAAGTACTTTCAGGGGGTGAAAAAATGAGATGTATGTTCAGCAGAATGATGCTTCAGAAAGCTAACGTTCTTTTATTAGATGAACCTACCAACCACTTAGACCTTGAAAGTATCACGACTTTGAACAACTCATTGTCTAACTTCAAGGGAAATCTTTTATTGGCATCTCATGACCACGAAATGTTGTCAACTGTCTGTAACAGAATCATTGAACTGACTCCAAACGGAATTATTGACAGAGAAATGACTTATGACGAATACCTTGCTGATAAAAAAGTAAAGGAATTAAGAGAAAAAATGTATTCTTAG
- a CDS encoding M48 family metallopeptidase: protein MKKIIICLTFLGAMNSMNAQFNLGKAAGVVTKGAKALTFTNEDAIKLSKESVDWMDKNNPVAGPKDPYTVRLNKLFGKHKSQDGLNLNYKVYKVKDINAFACADGSVRVFSSLMDIMTDNELLAVIGHEIGHVKNQDTKDAMKSAYLKAAALDAASSASGTVATLNDSQIGKMANAFLDASHSKKQESEADTYSYDFMKANKYDVVGSYTAFKKLALLSEGNTQSGFEKMFNSHPDSEKRAQAIKKRAEKDGLWKDPGTVAIPTTKLTK from the coding sequence ATGAAAAAAATTATCATATGCCTTACTTTTTTAGGCGCAATGAACTCGATGAATGCACAATTTAATCTCGGAAAAGCTGCCGGGGTTGTTACAAAGGGTGCAAAAGCTTTAACGTTTACGAACGAAGATGCCATTAAATTATCCAAAGAATCTGTAGACTGGATGGATAAAAACAATCCTGTAGCAGGGCCAAAAGATCCTTATACAGTAAGATTGAATAAACTGTTTGGAAAACACAAATCACAAGACGGCCTGAACCTGAATTATAAAGTATATAAAGTAAAAGACATCAATGCTTTTGCTTGTGCAGATGGAAGTGTTCGTGTATTTTCGTCTCTGATGGATATTATGACAGACAACGAATTATTGGCTGTAATTGGTCATGAAATTGGTCACGTTAAAAATCAAGATACAAAAGATGCCATGAAATCTGCTTATTTAAAAGCAGCAGCATTAGATGCAGCTTCATCAGCATCTGGTACGGTAGCCACTCTTAATGACAGTCAGATAGGGAAAATGGCCAATGCATTTTTAGATGCTTCTCATAGCAAAAAACAGGAATCTGAAGCAGATACTTATTCTTATGATTTTATGAAAGCTAACAAATATGACGTAGTAGGTTCTTACACCGCTTTCAAGAAATTAGCTTTATTATCGGAAGGAAATACACAATCTGGTTTTGAAAAAATGTTCAACTCTCATCCTGACAGTGAAAAAAGAGCTCAGGCAATCAAAAAGAGAGCCGAAAAAGACGGATTATGGAAAGATCCGGGAACGGTAGCTATTCCCACAACAAAACTTACAAAATAA
- a CDS encoding glycosyltransferase family protein: protein MKILYAFQGTGNGHVARAQEIIPILKKYASVDTLISGHQSQLKADFPIDFQYRGISLLYNKTGGLSYRKTFTDNKFIDAAKTIINLELSQYDLIINDYEPLTGWASKLKKLPMIELSHQASMSFPETPKPEKKDFLGEMILKYYVPSERKIGFHFENYHPQIKKPVIRRKIRNLTPYKQGYYLVYLPSFADENIIKVLRKIPVEWKVFSKYSKVQVKVKNVEVFPIDETQYLKYFEGCEGILCNAGFETPAEALFMDKKLFVIPIHNQYEQECNACALDKMGIPNSKSLNLQEIMEWVASDYHLTVDYPDNIEEILVKDVLAL from the coding sequence ATGAAAATTTTGTATGCATTTCAGGGTACCGGAAACGGTCATGTGGCCAGAGCACAGGAGATTATTCCGATACTCAAGAAGTATGCTTCGGTGGATACACTCATCAGTGGACATCAATCGCAATTAAAGGCTGATTTTCCCATTGATTTTCAATATAGGGGTATTTCCCTTCTTTATAACAAAACGGGTGGTTTATCCTATCGAAAAACATTTACTGATAATAAATTCATTGATGCAGCAAAGACGATAATAAATTTAGAGCTTTCCCAATACGATCTCATCATCAATGATTATGAACCTTTAACGGGCTGGGCCTCAAAATTGAAGAAGCTACCCATGATTGAGCTTAGTCATCAGGCATCCATGAGTTTTCCGGAAACCCCTAAACCTGAAAAAAAAGATTTTCTGGGGGAAATGATTTTAAAATATTATGTTCCCAGCGAAAGAAAGATTGGTTTTCATTTTGAAAATTATCATCCACAGATTAAAAAACCAGTCATTCGAAGAAAAATCAGAAATCTTACCCCCTACAAGCAAGGTTATTATCTTGTCTATCTTCCAAGTTTTGCAGATGAAAATATAATTAAAGTTCTGCGGAAAATCCCGGTAGAATGGAAAGTGTTTTCAAAATACAGTAAAGTACAGGTTAAAGTAAAAAATGTTGAAGTATTTCCTATTGATGAAACCCAATATCTGAAATATTTTGAGGGTTGTGAAGGAATTTTGTGCAATGCAGGTTTCGAAACGCCTGCTGAAGCACTTTTTATGGATAAAAAATTATTTGTTATCCCTATTCATAACCAGTATGAACAGGAATGTAATGCCTGTGCTCTTGATAAGATGGGCATTCCTAATTCTAAATCTTTAAATCTGCAGGAGATTATGGAGTGGGTTGCATCAGATTACCATCTGACAGTAGATTATCCGGATAATATTGAAGAGATTCTGGTGAAGGATGTCTTAGCTCTTTAA
- a CDS encoding YebC/PmpR family DNA-binding transcriptional regulator produces MGRAFEYRKASKMARWDKMAKTFSKIGKDIALAVKAGGTDPEANPALRRCIQNAKGANMPKDNVERAIKKASGADAENYEEVTYEGYGQGGVAFFVECTTNNTTRTVANVRAIFNKFDGNLGKNGELAFIFDRKGIFTIDLAQVKMEWDDFEMEMIDGGAEDVEKDEEEVMITTAFEDFGSLSHKLDELGIEAKSAELQRIPNNTKEVNEEQFKANMKMLERFEDDDDVQNVYHNMEITEELMNSL; encoded by the coding sequence ATGGGAAGAGCATTTGAATATAGAAAAGCTTCTAAAATGGCCAGATGGGATAAAATGGCCAAAACTTTCTCTAAAATAGGTAAGGATATTGCATTGGCAGTAAAAGCTGGTGGAACAGATCCGGAAGCTAACCCGGCATTGAGAAGATGTATCCAAAACGCTAAAGGGGCAAACATGCCTAAGGATAACGTAGAAAGAGCAATTAAAAAAGCTAGTGGTGCAGATGCTGAAAACTATGAAGAAGTTACTTATGAAGGATACGGACAGGGAGGAGTTGCTTTCTTTGTAGAATGTACTACAAACAATACAACCAGAACTGTAGCCAACGTAAGAGCTATTTTCAACAAATTTGACGGAAATCTTGGTAAAAATGGTGAGCTTGCCTTTATCTTCGACAGAAAAGGAATTTTTACAATCGATTTAGCTCAAGTGAAGATGGAATGGGATGACTTCGAAATGGAAATGATTGATGGTGGAGCTGAAGATGTAGAAAAAGATGAAGAAGAAGTAATGATTACAACTGCTTTTGAAGATTTCGGGTCTTTATCTCATAAATTGGATGAGCTTGGAATTGAAGCAAAGAGTGCAGAATTACAAAGAATTCCAAACAATACAAAAGAAGTAAACGAAGAGCAGTTTAAAGCAAATATGAAAATGCTTGAGCGTTTTGAGGATGATGATGATGTACAAAACGTTTACCATAATATGGAAATCACTGAAGAGTTAATGAACTCTTTATAA
- a CDS encoding stage II sporulation protein M: MREVYFIKQNKEKWLGIEQVIDGKIKKNPDDLSSLYINLINDLSFAQTYYPKSNTTVYLNHLSSQIFQKIYKTKRVEENRLVYFFKTEVPLLVYQYRRYLLYAFLFFVLFTSIGVLSAMYDKDFVNIILGESYVNETIENIKKNNAVGVYQSGTTWGTTIGIIFNNIQVGTKLYIYGIAGGVGTLFALLSNSVMLGSFQYFFYDYGALKDSARGIWLHGVFEIFAMVVEAMCGLILGASILFPRTFSRFNSFKKGFKDSFKIFLSTVPFTICAGIIEGYVTRHALKMPVILNLIIILGSLAVIGFYYFVYPAIVNKKTNKYINDTIL; this comes from the coding sequence ATGAGAGAAGTTTATTTCATTAAACAAAATAAAGAAAAATGGTTGGGAATAGAACAGGTTATTGATGGGAAAATTAAAAAAAATCCCGATGACCTGTCATCATTGTATATAAACCTGATCAATGATCTTTCTTTTGCTCAGACCTACTATCCTAAAAGTAATACTACTGTTTATCTGAATCACCTATCTTCCCAAATCTTTCAAAAGATTTATAAAACCAAAAGAGTAGAGGAAAACAGGTTAGTATATTTCTTTAAAACAGAGGTGCCGTTGCTGGTGTATCAGTATCGGAGATATTTACTGTATGCTTTTCTGTTTTTTGTTCTTTTCACTTCCATAGGAGTGCTTTCTGCCATGTATGATAAAGATTTTGTAAATATTATTCTTGGAGAAAGCTATGTAAACGAAACCATCGAAAATATTAAAAAGAATAATGCAGTTGGAGTCTATCAGAGTGGAACAACCTGGGGAACAACCATTGGGATTATTTTCAACAATATTCAGGTAGGCACTAAATTATATATTTATGGAATTGCCGGTGGGGTGGGAACTCTATTTGCTTTGCTCTCCAATAGTGTAATGTTAGGATCTTTCCAGTACTTTTTCTATGATTATGGAGCTTTAAAAGACAGTGCAAGAGGCATCTGGCTTCACGGTGTTTTTGAAATATTCGCTATGGTTGTGGAAGCTATGTGTGGATTGATTTTAGGAGCCTCTATTCTTTTTCCAAGAACTTTTTCAAGATTTAATTCTTTTAAAAAAGGATTTAAGGATTCTTTTAAAATATTTTTAAGTACGGTTCCTTTCACCATTTGTGCCGGAATTATCGAGGGGTATGTGACAAGGCATGCTTTAAAAATGCCTGTCATTTTAAATCTGATTATTATTCTGGGATCTCTGGCAGTGATAGGATTTTACTATTTTGTATATCCGGCAATAGTCAATAAAAAAACTAATAAGTACATCAATGATACAATTTTATAA
- a CDS encoding UDP-2,3-diacylglucosamine diphosphatase: MKRNVELVVISDVHLGTYGCKAKELLRYLNSIQPKTLVLNGDIIDIWQFKKSYFPKPHLKVIRKILSFATKNTDVYYITGNHDEMFRKFTDFELGKLKVCNKICLTIDQKKTWIFHGDVFDASVQHSKWIAKLGGKGYDLLIIINNVVNWFLEKMGKEKYSFSKKIKNNVKKAVKYIGDFELTASELAIDNQYDYVVCGHIHQPQIREVVNKKGSCTYLNSGDWIENLSALEYHDKEWNIFYYDDHKHLLKDDEAEEIQEMDNSELLKIVTNFT; this comes from the coding sequence ATGAAAAGAAACGTTGAGTTAGTTGTCATATCGGATGTTCATTTGGGAACTTATGGATGTAAGGCTAAGGAATTGCTGAGATACCTCAATTCTATCCAGCCTAAAACTTTGGTTTTGAATGGTGATATTATTGATATCTGGCAATTCAAAAAGTCTTACTTCCCTAAACCTCATTTGAAAGTGATCCGGAAGATCCTTTCATTTGCGACCAAGAATACGGATGTTTATTATATCACAGGCAATCATGATGAAATGTTCCGTAAGTTTACCGACTTTGAATTGGGAAAACTGAAAGTCTGTAATAAAATATGCCTGACTATTGACCAGAAGAAAACCTGGATCTTTCACGGTGATGTTTTCGATGCCTCAGTTCAGCATTCCAAATGGATCGCCAAACTCGGTGGAAAAGGATATGATCTTTTAATTATCATCAATAATGTTGTAAATTGGTTTTTAGAGAAGATGGGTAAAGAAAAATATTCATTTTCAAAAAAAATTAAAAATAATGTAAAGAAAGCGGTAAAGTACATTGGAGACTTTGAACTTACAGCTTCTGAACTGGCCATTGATAACCAATACGACTATGTAGTGTGTGGGCATATTCATCAACCTCAGATTCGGGAGGTTGTTAATAAAAAAGGGTCCTGTACTTATCTTAATTCCGGGGATTGGATTGAAAACCTGTCTGCATTGGAATATCATGATAAAGAATGGAATATCTTTTACTATGACGATCATAAACATTTACTAAAAGATGATGAAGCAGAAGAAATACAGGAGATGGATAATTCTGAGCTTTTAAAAATCGTAACCAATTTTACTTAA